One Drosophila willistoni isolate 14030-0811.24 chromosome 2R unlocalized genomic scaffold, UCI_dwil_1.1 Seg167, whole genome shotgun sequence DNA segment encodes these proteins:
- the LOC6642042 gene encoding basic-leucine zipper transcription factor A isoform X4, with the protein MNNFTTTTAAAPPPGTKESLPRSGHVNEVCKEWLVREDGALAYKLQSQEINDFYKGNRYRNAVVREDFPTALHEQIKEKEQAQRQVDDYRRRLTEQEEHDKRVAKEIADKLERDLQEQQQRELDQSELIAKQMQEIYVNLPPVPPPATRDTTRPPPRPAKASIHHQQHPQQQQQQHLTNGHHEPSTSQQSRYQHEQQQQHQPLQLQQKHFSQTDNYKLSPEKYDQLVGNFGIPTGTGAANGSSSNSKAVERHMQQHADDIELYVDPCDYASLREIGLPMDEIKEMSKKLKQEQKDELLARRLQAIESKDCVRQEHRDRMLAIEAQDKELAKMLQDREKAKAKRAKEKARLRKSQQKEAAAAANGGVNSNGLLCGTSSHCGPLLALPQDCMAMSQSTHSQADIDVEAYSNPIDVLNSSREQRQPNGTLTNGSLTRDGGSNHSSMQRQQRLAQATSLSRGEDDIYTLPVDSCRPGQQRPVSLHMAAETVQQMQTHNSMTRSEHYGSEAGSHDSSIHNGHDISPHMKYSKSGNFGIYIKAPAPRHLTCQFKVLDDQILVKIVKRNPRTTNARISRA; encoded by the exons ATGAATAATTTCACAACCACAACGGCAGCAGCGCCACCACCAGGCACAAAGGAATCCCTGCCCAGATCAGGACATGTTAATGAGG TCTGCAAGGAATGGCTCGTGCGTGAGGACGGCGCCCTGGCCTATAAGTTGCAGTCCCAGGAGA TTAATGACTTTTATAAGGGTAATCGCTACAGAAATGCTGTGGTCCGCGAAGATTTCCCCACTGCCCTCCATGAGCAAATCAAAGAGAAAGAGCAAGCGCAGCGGCAAGTAGACGACTATAGGAGACGTCTAACTGAACA AGAGGAGCATGACAAGCGTGTAGCCAAAGAAATAGCCGATAAACTTGAACGTGATCTGCAGGAACAGCAACAAAGAGAACTCGATCAGAGTGAACTCATTGCCAAGCAAATGCAA GAAATCTATGTGAATTTACCGCCCGTGCCTCCACCAGCCACACGCGACACAACTCGTCCGCCACCCAGGCCAGCCAAAGCAAGTATACATCATCAGCAAcacccacaacaacaacaacaacaacaccttACCAATGGCCATCATGAGCCCAGCACCTCGCAACAGTCTAGATACCAAcatgagcagcagcaacagcatcagccATTGCAGCTACAGCAGAAACATTTCTCACAAACAGACAATTAT AAGCTATCACCAGAGAAATATGACCAACTTGTGGGTAACTTTGGCATACCAACCGGCACAGGAGCAGccaatggcagcagcagcaatagcaaggCAGTAGAGCGCCACATGCAGCAACATGCCGATGATATTGAACTCTATGTGGATCCCTGTGATTATGCCAGCTTGCGAGAAATCGGTTTACCCATGGACGAGATAAAGGAAATGAGTAAAAAGCTCAAACAGGAACAAAAAGATGAA TTGCTTGCCCGTCGCTTGCAGGCGATTGAGTCCAAAGATTGTGTGCGGCAAGAGCATAGAGATCGCATGTTAGCCATCGAAGCACAGGATAAAGAGTTGGCCAAAATGCTGCAAGATAGG GagaaagccaaagccaaacgTGCCAAGGAGAAGGCACGCCTACGTAAATCTCAGCAAAAGGaagcggctgctgctgccaatGGAGGAGTCAATAGCAATGGTCTTCTATGTGGCACAAGTTCACATTGTGGTCCCCTTTTGGCATTACCGCAAGACTGTATGGCCATGTCACAGTCAACGCATTCCCAGGCGGACATTGATGTGGAGGCCTATTCCAATCCCATAGATGTCTTGAATAGCAGTCGTGAGCAACGTCAACCGAATGGCACTCTGACCAATGGTAGTCTGACTCGAGATGGTGGCTCCAATCACAGCTCCATGCAGCGGCAACAACGACTGGCACAAGCGACTAGTCTCAGTCGTGGCGAAGATGATATCTATACCTTGCCCGTGGACAGCTGTAGACCTGGTCAGCAGCGACCAGTCTCATTGCATATGGCAGCAGAGACAGttcagcaaatgcaaacacacaATTCCATGACGCG ctcTGAGCACTACGGATCGGAGGCAGGTTCCCATGACAGTTCCATACACAATGGTCATGATATATCGCCACACATGAAATACTCCAAATCTGGCAATtttggtatatat ATCAAAGCGCCAGCCCCACGCCACCTTACATGCCAATTCAAGGTACTCGACGATCAAATTCTAGTGAAGATCGTAAAAAGAAATCCAAGGACAACAAATGCACGCATCAGTAGAGCCTGA
- the LOC6642042 gene encoding uncharacterized protein LOC6642042 isoform X3: MNNFTTTTAAAPPPGTKESLPRSGHVNEVCKEWLVREDGALAYKLQSQEINDFYKGNRYRNAVVREDFPTALHEQIKEKEQAQRQVDDYRRRLTEQEEHDKRVAKEIADKLERDLQEQQQRELDQSELIAKQMQEIYVNLPPVPPPATRDTTRPPPRPAKASIHHQQHPQQQQQQHLTNGHHEPSTSQQSRYQHEQQQQHQPLQLQQKHFSQTDNYVGLSLIPNIVDMPATPTAAAAVAAAVTTTTAAAAAAATTATATSTPSRHTQSTHSQLLKLSPEKYDQLVGNFGIPTGTGAANGSSSNSKAVERHMQQHADDIELYVDPCDYASLREIGLPMDEIKEMSKKLKQEQKDELLARRLQAIESKDCVRQEHRDRMLAIEAQDKELAKMLQDREKAKAKRAKEKARLRKSQQKEAAAAANGGVNSNGLLCGTSSHCGPLLALPQDCMAMSQSTHSQADIDVEAYSNPIDVLNSSREQRQPNGTLTNGSLTRDGGSNHSSMQRQQRLAQATSLSRGEDDIYTLPVDSCRPGQQRPVSLHMAAETVQQMQTHNSMTRSEHYGSEAGSHDSSIHNGHDISPHMKYSKSGNFGIYIKAPAPRHLTCQFKVLDDQILVKIVKRNPRTTNARISRA, from the exons ATGAATAATTTCACAACCACAACGGCAGCAGCGCCACCACCAGGCACAAAGGAATCCCTGCCCAGATCAGGACATGTTAATGAGG TCTGCAAGGAATGGCTCGTGCGTGAGGACGGCGCCCTGGCCTATAAGTTGCAGTCCCAGGAGA TTAATGACTTTTATAAGGGTAATCGCTACAGAAATGCTGTGGTCCGCGAAGATTTCCCCACTGCCCTCCATGAGCAAATCAAAGAGAAAGAGCAAGCGCAGCGGCAAGTAGACGACTATAGGAGACGTCTAACTGAACA AGAGGAGCATGACAAGCGTGTAGCCAAAGAAATAGCCGATAAACTTGAACGTGATCTGCAGGAACAGCAACAAAGAGAACTCGATCAGAGTGAACTCATTGCCAAGCAAATGCAA GAAATCTATGTGAATTTACCGCCCGTGCCTCCACCAGCCACACGCGACACAACTCGTCCGCCACCCAGGCCAGCCAAAGCAAGTATACATCATCAGCAAcacccacaacaacaacaacaacaacaccttACCAATGGCCATCATGAGCCCAGCACCTCGCAACAGTCTAGATACCAAcatgagcagcagcaacagcatcagccATTGCAGCTACAGCAGAAACATTTCTCACAAACAGACAATTATGTAGGATTATCGCTTATACCAAATATTGTAGATATGccagcaacaccaacagcagctgcagcagtcGCCGCCGCTGTAACAACAACGACAGCAGCGGctgcagcggcagcaacaacagcaacagcaactagTACACCAAGTAGACACACACAGTCAACACACAGCCAGCTGTTG AAGCTATCACCAGAGAAATATGACCAACTTGTGGGTAACTTTGGCATACCAACCGGCACAGGAGCAGccaatggcagcagcagcaatagcaaggCAGTAGAGCGCCACATGCAGCAACATGCCGATGATATTGAACTCTATGTGGATCCCTGTGATTATGCCAGCTTGCGAGAAATCGGTTTACCCATGGACGAGATAAAGGAAATGAGTAAAAAGCTCAAACAGGAACAAAAAGATGAA TTGCTTGCCCGTCGCTTGCAGGCGATTGAGTCCAAAGATTGTGTGCGGCAAGAGCATAGAGATCGCATGTTAGCCATCGAAGCACAGGATAAAGAGTTGGCCAAAATGCTGCAAGATAGG GagaaagccaaagccaaacgTGCCAAGGAGAAGGCACGCCTACGTAAATCTCAGCAAAAGGaagcggctgctgctgccaatGGAGGAGTCAATAGCAATGGTCTTCTATGTGGCACAAGTTCACATTGTGGTCCCCTTTTGGCATTACCGCAAGACTGTATGGCCATGTCACAGTCAACGCATTCCCAGGCGGACATTGATGTGGAGGCCTATTCCAATCCCATAGATGTCTTGAATAGCAGTCGTGAGCAACGTCAACCGAATGGCACTCTGACCAATGGTAGTCTGACTCGAGATGGTGGCTCCAATCACAGCTCCATGCAGCGGCAACAACGACTGGCACAAGCGACTAGTCTCAGTCGTGGCGAAGATGATATCTATACCTTGCCCGTGGACAGCTGTAGACCTGGTCAGCAGCGACCAGTCTCATTGCATATGGCAGCAGAGACAGttcagcaaatgcaaacacacaATTCCATGACGCG ctcTGAGCACTACGGATCGGAGGCAGGTTCCCATGACAGTTCCATACACAATGGTCATGATATATCGCCACACATGAAATACTCCAAATCTGGCAATtttggtatatat ATCAAAGCGCCAGCCCCACGCCACCTTACATGCCAATTCAAGGTACTCGACGATCAAATTCTAGTGAAGATCGTAAAAAGAAATCCAAGGACAACAAATGCACGCATCAGTAGAGCCTGA
- the LOC6642042 gene encoding basic-leucine zipper transcription factor A isoform X1, producing MNNFTTTTAAAPPPGTKESLPRSGHVNEVCKEWLVREDGALAYKLQSQEINDFYKGNRYRNAVVREDFPTALHEQIKEKEQAQRQVDDYRRRLTEQEEHDKRVAKEIADKLERDLQEQQQRELDQSELIAKQMQEIYVNLPPVPPPATRDTTRPPPRPAKASIHHQQHPQQQQQQHLTNGHHEPSTSQQSRYQHEQQQQHQPLQLQQKHFSQTDNYVGLSLIPNIVDMPATPTAAAAVAAAVTTTTAAAAAAATTATATSTPSRHTQSTHSQLLVSDATSSHQHQQQQQQQQQQQHTRFHHAHQQHQSSSSRRYVYEPFNIPSTAPTSQHTPTHSIQGSTIDEVVDYADVADSIRDYNISSTTATPNATAAASATVVDAAALTKQRSPSHENLLRTEPKFQKLSPEKYDQLVGNFGIPTGTGAANGSSSNSKAVERHMQQHADDIELYVDPCDYASLREIGLPMDEIKEMSKKLKQEQKDELLARRLQAIESKDCVRQEHRDRMLAIEAQDKELAKMLQDREKAKAKRAKEKARLRKSQQKEAAAAANGGVNSNGLLCGTSSHCGPLLALPQDCMAMSQSTHSQADIDVEAYSNPIDVLNSSREQRQPNGTLTNGSLTRDGGSNHSSMQRQQRLAQATSLSRGEDDIYTLPVDSCRPGQQRPVSLHMAAETVQQMQTHNSMTRSEHYGSEAGSHDSSIHNGHDISPHMKYSKSGNFGIYIKAPAPRHLTCQFKVLDDQILVKIVKRNPRTTNARISRA from the exons ATGAATAATTTCACAACCACAACGGCAGCAGCGCCACCACCAGGCACAAAGGAATCCCTGCCCAGATCAGGACATGTTAATGAGG TCTGCAAGGAATGGCTCGTGCGTGAGGACGGCGCCCTGGCCTATAAGTTGCAGTCCCAGGAGA TTAATGACTTTTATAAGGGTAATCGCTACAGAAATGCTGTGGTCCGCGAAGATTTCCCCACTGCCCTCCATGAGCAAATCAAAGAGAAAGAGCAAGCGCAGCGGCAAGTAGACGACTATAGGAGACGTCTAACTGAACA AGAGGAGCATGACAAGCGTGTAGCCAAAGAAATAGCCGATAAACTTGAACGTGATCTGCAGGAACAGCAACAAAGAGAACTCGATCAGAGTGAACTCATTGCCAAGCAAATGCAA GAAATCTATGTGAATTTACCGCCCGTGCCTCCACCAGCCACACGCGACACAACTCGTCCGCCACCCAGGCCAGCCAAAGCAAGTATACATCATCAGCAAcacccacaacaacaacaacaacaacaccttACCAATGGCCATCATGAGCCCAGCACCTCGCAACAGTCTAGATACCAAcatgagcagcagcaacagcatcagccATTGCAGCTACAGCAGAAACATTTCTCACAAACAGACAATTATGTAGGATTATCGCTTATACCAAATATTGTAGATATGccagcaacaccaacagcagctgcagcagtcGCCGCCGCTGTAACAACAACGACAGCAGCGGctgcagcggcagcaacaacagcaacagcaactagTACACCAAGTAGACACACACAGTCAACACACAGCCAGCTGTTGGTGAGTGATGCTACATCATctcatcagcatcagcaacaacaacaacaacagcaacaacaacagcatacACGTTTCCATCATGCACATCAGCAACATCAATCATCATCGTCACGTCGCTATGTATATGAACCATTCAACATACCAAGCACTGCACCAACATCCCagcacacacccacacattcGATTCAGGGCTCCACCATAGATGAAGTTGTCGACTATGCTGATGTTGCTGACAGCATACGCGACTATAATATATCGTCAACAACGGCAACACCAAACGCAActgcagcagcatcagcaactGTTGTCGATGCAGCAGCATTAACCAAACAACGTTCACCGTCTCATGAGAATTTACTACGTACTGAACCTAAATTTCAGAAGCTATCACCAGAGAAATATGACCAACTTGTGGGTAACTTTGGCATACCAACCGGCACAGGAGCAGccaatggcagcagcagcaatagcaaggCAGTAGAGCGCCACATGCAGCAACATGCCGATGATATTGAACTCTATGTGGATCCCTGTGATTATGCCAGCTTGCGAGAAATCGGTTTACCCATGGACGAGATAAAGGAAATGAGTAAAAAGCTCAAACAGGAACAAAAAGATGAA TTGCTTGCCCGTCGCTTGCAGGCGATTGAGTCCAAAGATTGTGTGCGGCAAGAGCATAGAGATCGCATGTTAGCCATCGAAGCACAGGATAAAGAGTTGGCCAAAATGCTGCAAGATAGG GagaaagccaaagccaaacgTGCCAAGGAGAAGGCACGCCTACGTAAATCTCAGCAAAAGGaagcggctgctgctgccaatGGAGGAGTCAATAGCAATGGTCTTCTATGTGGCACAAGTTCACATTGTGGTCCCCTTTTGGCATTACCGCAAGACTGTATGGCCATGTCACAGTCAACGCATTCCCAGGCGGACATTGATGTGGAGGCCTATTCCAATCCCATAGATGTCTTGAATAGCAGTCGTGAGCAACGTCAACCGAATGGCACTCTGACCAATGGTAGTCTGACTCGAGATGGTGGCTCCAATCACAGCTCCATGCAGCGGCAACAACGACTGGCACAAGCGACTAGTCTCAGTCGTGGCGAAGATGATATCTATACCTTGCCCGTGGACAGCTGTAGACCTGGTCAGCAGCGACCAGTCTCATTGCATATGGCAGCAGAGACAGttcagcaaatgcaaacacacaATTCCATGACGCG ctcTGAGCACTACGGATCGGAGGCAGGTTCCCATGACAGTTCCATACACAATGGTCATGATATATCGCCACACATGAAATACTCCAAATCTGGCAATtttggtatatat ATCAAAGCGCCAGCCCCACGCCACCTTACATGCCAATTCAAGGTACTCGACGATCAAATTCTAGTGAAGATCGTAAAAAGAAATCCAAGGACAACAAATGCACGCATCAGTAGAGCCTGA
- the LOC6642042 gene encoding uncharacterized protein LOC6642042 isoform X5 has translation MNNFTTTTAAAPPPGTKESLPRSGHVNEVCKEWLVREDGALAYKLQSQEINDFYKGNRYRNAVVREDFPTALHEQIKEKEQAQRQVDDYRRRLTEQEEHDKRVAKEIADKLERDLQEQQQRELDQSELIAKQMQEIYVNLPPVPPPATRDTTRPPPRPAKKLSPEKYDQLVGNFGIPTGTGAANGSSSNSKAVERHMQQHADDIELYVDPCDYASLREIGLPMDEIKEMSKKLKQEQKDELLARRLQAIESKDCVRQEHRDRMLAIEAQDKELAKMLQDREKAKAKRAKEKARLRKSQQKEAAAAANGGVNSNGLLCGTSSHCGPLLALPQDCMAMSQSTHSQADIDVEAYSNPIDVLNSSREQRQPNGTLTNGSLTRDGGSNHSSMQRQQRLAQATSLSRGEDDIYTLPVDSCRPGQQRPVSLHMAAETVQQMQTHNSMTRSEHYGSEAGSHDSSIHNGHDISPHMKYSKSGNFGIYIKAPAPRHLTCQFKVLDDQILVKIVKRNPRTTNARISRA, from the exons ATGAATAATTTCACAACCACAACGGCAGCAGCGCCACCACCAGGCACAAAGGAATCCCTGCCCAGATCAGGACATGTTAATGAGG TCTGCAAGGAATGGCTCGTGCGTGAGGACGGCGCCCTGGCCTATAAGTTGCAGTCCCAGGAGA TTAATGACTTTTATAAGGGTAATCGCTACAGAAATGCTGTGGTCCGCGAAGATTTCCCCACTGCCCTCCATGAGCAAATCAAAGAGAAAGAGCAAGCGCAGCGGCAAGTAGACGACTATAGGAGACGTCTAACTGAACA AGAGGAGCATGACAAGCGTGTAGCCAAAGAAATAGCCGATAAACTTGAACGTGATCTGCAGGAACAGCAACAAAGAGAACTCGATCAGAGTGAACTCATTGCCAAGCAAATGCAA GAAATCTATGTGAATTTACCGCCCGTGCCTCCACCAGCCACACGCGACACAACTCGTCCGCCACCCAGGCCAGCCAAA AAGCTATCACCAGAGAAATATGACCAACTTGTGGGTAACTTTGGCATACCAACCGGCACAGGAGCAGccaatggcagcagcagcaatagcaaggCAGTAGAGCGCCACATGCAGCAACATGCCGATGATATTGAACTCTATGTGGATCCCTGTGATTATGCCAGCTTGCGAGAAATCGGTTTACCCATGGACGAGATAAAGGAAATGAGTAAAAAGCTCAAACAGGAACAAAAAGATGAA TTGCTTGCCCGTCGCTTGCAGGCGATTGAGTCCAAAGATTGTGTGCGGCAAGAGCATAGAGATCGCATGTTAGCCATCGAAGCACAGGATAAAGAGTTGGCCAAAATGCTGCAAGATAGG GagaaagccaaagccaaacgTGCCAAGGAGAAGGCACGCCTACGTAAATCTCAGCAAAAGGaagcggctgctgctgccaatGGAGGAGTCAATAGCAATGGTCTTCTATGTGGCACAAGTTCACATTGTGGTCCCCTTTTGGCATTACCGCAAGACTGTATGGCCATGTCACAGTCAACGCATTCCCAGGCGGACATTGATGTGGAGGCCTATTCCAATCCCATAGATGTCTTGAATAGCAGTCGTGAGCAACGTCAACCGAATGGCACTCTGACCAATGGTAGTCTGACTCGAGATGGTGGCTCCAATCACAGCTCCATGCAGCGGCAACAACGACTGGCACAAGCGACTAGTCTCAGTCGTGGCGAAGATGATATCTATACCTTGCCCGTGGACAGCTGTAGACCTGGTCAGCAGCGACCAGTCTCATTGCATATGGCAGCAGAGACAGttcagcaaatgcaaacacacaATTCCATGACGCG ctcTGAGCACTACGGATCGGAGGCAGGTTCCCATGACAGTTCCATACACAATGGTCATGATATATCGCCACACATGAAATACTCCAAATCTGGCAATtttggtatatat ATCAAAGCGCCAGCCCCACGCCACCTTACATGCCAATTCAAGGTACTCGACGATCAAATTCTAGTGAAGATCGTAAAAAGAAATCCAAGGACAACAAATGCACGCATCAGTAGAGCCTGA
- the LOC6642042 gene encoding basic-leucine zipper transcription factor A isoform X2, with the protein MNNFTTTTAAAPPPGTKESLPRSGHVNEVCKEWLVREDGALAYKLQSQEINDFYKGNRYRNAVVREDFPTALHEQIKEKEQAQRQVDDYRRRLTEQEEHDKRVAKEIADKLERDLQEQQQRELDQSELIAKQMQEIYVNLPPVPPPATRDTTRPPPRPAKASIHHQQHPQQQQQQHLTNGHHEPSTSQQSRYQHEQQQQHQPLQLQQKHFSQTDNYVGLSLIPNIVDMPATPTAAAAVAAAVTTTTAAAAAAATTATATSTPSRHTQSTHSQLLVSDATSSHQHQQQQQQQQQQQHTRFHHAHQQHQSSSSRRYVYEPFNIPSTAPTSQHTPTHSIQGSTIDEVVDYADVADSIRDYNISSTTATPNATAAASATVVDAAALTKQRSPSHENLLRTEPKFQKLSPEKYDQLVGNFGIPTGTGAANGSSSNSKAVERHMQQHADDIELYVDPCDYASLREIGLPMDEIKEMSKKLKQEQKDELLARRLQAIESKDCVRQEHRDRMLAIEAQDKELAKMLQDREKAKAKRAKEKARLRKSQQKEAAAAANGGVNSNGLLCGTSSHCGPLLALPQDCMAMSQSTHSQADIDVEAYSNPIDVLNSSREQRQPNGTLTNGSLTRDGGSNHSSMQRQQRLAQATSLSRGEDDIYTLPVDSCRPGQQRPVSLHMAAETVQQMQTHNSMTRSEHYGSEAGSHDSSIHNGHDISPHMKYSKSGNFDQSASPTPPYMPIQGTRRSNSSEDRKKKSKDNKCTHQ; encoded by the exons ATGAATAATTTCACAACCACAACGGCAGCAGCGCCACCACCAGGCACAAAGGAATCCCTGCCCAGATCAGGACATGTTAATGAGG TCTGCAAGGAATGGCTCGTGCGTGAGGACGGCGCCCTGGCCTATAAGTTGCAGTCCCAGGAGA TTAATGACTTTTATAAGGGTAATCGCTACAGAAATGCTGTGGTCCGCGAAGATTTCCCCACTGCCCTCCATGAGCAAATCAAAGAGAAAGAGCAAGCGCAGCGGCAAGTAGACGACTATAGGAGACGTCTAACTGAACA AGAGGAGCATGACAAGCGTGTAGCCAAAGAAATAGCCGATAAACTTGAACGTGATCTGCAGGAACAGCAACAAAGAGAACTCGATCAGAGTGAACTCATTGCCAAGCAAATGCAA GAAATCTATGTGAATTTACCGCCCGTGCCTCCACCAGCCACACGCGACACAACTCGTCCGCCACCCAGGCCAGCCAAAGCAAGTATACATCATCAGCAAcacccacaacaacaacaacaacaacaccttACCAATGGCCATCATGAGCCCAGCACCTCGCAACAGTCTAGATACCAAcatgagcagcagcaacagcatcagccATTGCAGCTACAGCAGAAACATTTCTCACAAACAGACAATTATGTAGGATTATCGCTTATACCAAATATTGTAGATATGccagcaacaccaacagcagctgcagcagtcGCCGCCGCTGTAACAACAACGACAGCAGCGGctgcagcggcagcaacaacagcaacagcaactagTACACCAAGTAGACACACACAGTCAACACACAGCCAGCTGTTGGTGAGTGATGCTACATCATctcatcagcatcagcaacaacaacaacaacagcaacaacaacagcatacACGTTTCCATCATGCACATCAGCAACATCAATCATCATCGTCACGTCGCTATGTATATGAACCATTCAACATACCAAGCACTGCACCAACATCCCagcacacacccacacattcGATTCAGGGCTCCACCATAGATGAAGTTGTCGACTATGCTGATGTTGCTGACAGCATACGCGACTATAATATATCGTCAACAACGGCAACACCAAACGCAActgcagcagcatcagcaactGTTGTCGATGCAGCAGCATTAACCAAACAACGTTCACCGTCTCATGAGAATTTACTACGTACTGAACCTAAATTTCAGAAGCTATCACCAGAGAAATATGACCAACTTGTGGGTAACTTTGGCATACCAACCGGCACAGGAGCAGccaatggcagcagcagcaatagcaaggCAGTAGAGCGCCACATGCAGCAACATGCCGATGATATTGAACTCTATGTGGATCCCTGTGATTATGCCAGCTTGCGAGAAATCGGTTTACCCATGGACGAGATAAAGGAAATGAGTAAAAAGCTCAAACAGGAACAAAAAGATGAA TTGCTTGCCCGTCGCTTGCAGGCGATTGAGTCCAAAGATTGTGTGCGGCAAGAGCATAGAGATCGCATGTTAGCCATCGAAGCACAGGATAAAGAGTTGGCCAAAATGCTGCAAGATAGG GagaaagccaaagccaaacgTGCCAAGGAGAAGGCACGCCTACGTAAATCTCAGCAAAAGGaagcggctgctgctgccaatGGAGGAGTCAATAGCAATGGTCTTCTATGTGGCACAAGTTCACATTGTGGTCCCCTTTTGGCATTACCGCAAGACTGTATGGCCATGTCACAGTCAACGCATTCCCAGGCGGACATTGATGTGGAGGCCTATTCCAATCCCATAGATGTCTTGAATAGCAGTCGTGAGCAACGTCAACCGAATGGCACTCTGACCAATGGTAGTCTGACTCGAGATGGTGGCTCCAATCACAGCTCCATGCAGCGGCAACAACGACTGGCACAAGCGACTAGTCTCAGTCGTGGCGAAGATGATATCTATACCTTGCCCGTGGACAGCTGTAGACCTGGTCAGCAGCGACCAGTCTCATTGCATATGGCAGCAGAGACAGttcagcaaatgcaaacacacaATTCCATGACGCG ctcTGAGCACTACGGATCGGAGGCAGGTTCCCATGACAGTTCCATACACAATGGTCATGATATATCGCCACACATGAAATACTCCAAATCTGGCAATtttg ATCAAAGCGCCAGCCCCACGCCACCTTACATGCCAATTCAAGGTACTCGACGATCAAATTCTAGTGAAGATCGTAAAAAGAAATCCAAGGACAACAAATGCACGCATCAGTAG